A stretch of DNA from Equus caballus isolate H_3958 breed thoroughbred chromosome 13, TB-T2T, whole genome shotgun sequence:
CCCGGGACGCAGGCCACTGTCCTGACAAGTCCTTacccagcccagggctcctgaGCAGGAACCTAGCCAGGAAGGCACCGTTGAAGGGGCTGTACCACCGTGAGGCATGTGGCTTCTGTGGACACAACCTGAACCCTACCCACCTTCCTGGGCTGAGCGAGGGGTGCGGCCTGCTTGCCACCGAGGGACTCCCCAAATGTCCAAGGGCTGCTGactggctgggggcagggggccaaGGGCAGGCCTTCCTGACCAGACCACCCTCACCCCTGCAGGACCTAGGAAGCGGGCTGCAGGAGGGACATCCGGCCTTGCCAGTTGGCACTTTACCTGCGTGTAAGCGCTTAATCCCCAGCTGCACTTAGTACAAGTTCTTGGAAGCCTTTACAGTTTGCGCAAAGCAAGAGCAAGGAGCTTCTGCTAGTGAGCACAGGAGCTGCCTTCTGGAACCAGCCTAGTGTGGAGGTGGTCACTTCCCAGCGGGATGTGACATAAGCATGCCAAGTCATCCCTGTCCCCTACAGGGGCTGCGATCAGGGACCCACTGGGCTGCAGGACTGAGGTTTGTGCCCTAGAGGGCTGAGTCCTAAGAAAGGATACGGAGGCTTCGGAGCCGACCTGTGTGTGGCACCAACTGAGCAATTGCTTGTGTTTATTGAGCACAGCCGCGTGCCCAGTGCTCCACGGGTGCCCCTCACACCCTTATGAGGTGGGTGGTggtagcccattttacagatggggaagcaggCTCCAAATCGTCCCATAAGGTGTCTATGGCCACTTGTCCAGGCCCAGCTGACCTTCCTGCGGCCTCACTGGGGATTGGCCATCCACCCTGAAGGAGCCCTGCGGGGCTGTTCCTTGTGGCCAGAGTCTGCAGGCAGCATGCCCTTGGCAGGCCTCCTCAGGGCTGTCAGTGGGACTTCAGGGTCACCTCCACAGGAAAATGGTCACTGATGGCAAGggcctggagggagaggggccaAGCCTCAGAGGCCTTGTTAAGCAGCCTGTCCTCCTTCAGGCTCCACCTCAGAACTGCCCCCACCCAGGATGGAGCCCACTGGGTATCTACAAACCGCTGCATCTGTGGGGAGCCTGCAAGTGAGGCCTGTGCTGTCCCCCCTGCTGCTACCTGCTTCAGGTGGGGTGGGCGTCTCGATGGGGACCTGGCTTCCAGAGAGGCAAAGGGCATCCTATCACCATCCCAGACTTGGTCCATGCAGCCAGAACTGAACCTCTAAGGGCCTTTTCTAGAAATGCTATGCAGGGAGGGGAGTGCCAGGTGCGCTGAGGTTGAGCTAGCCTTGGGCAGCGGGGAGATGGCGCTTCCTGCCTGCCTGTGCCCGTGGCCTGGGGACCCCAGGACAGTCGCTGCCCCcgtcccccacccctgccaggccCAGCACTCACCTGAGTCTGGTCCAGGCCGAATTCCTCCTGGAAGTCGTGCACAGCTGCCGACTGGGGCTTCAGGCTCCTGCGCAGGCGGGCGCCGCAGACTACGATGCGGTCATAGGCGCAGTCCGAGTTGCCCACCGTGGTGTCGGCGCTGTCCGGGATGAGCCACTTGAAGACCTCGCTGCTGCGCAGGCGGATGGCCGCCCAGTCCTCCTCCCGCACGTAGCTGCAGTCGGCGTTGAAGTCGCCGAGGAACAAGATGTCCTGCGGGAGACCGCGGAGCCGGGTCTGAGCCCGCCGACGGGCCGCACcgacccccacctccccagggcgCGCCTTCGGGGACCCTGGGCcttgggggccagagggacgggGCCGTGTGGACGCGGGGGCTTACGTCGGTGCCCCACTTGTCGATCACGTCCAGGTACACGTCGTAGAGAGCGTCGATCTCCACCACGGCGTGGTGCGGCGCCGCGTGCAGCGGGATCAGCACCAACTCCTTGGCTGCTGGGGTAGCGGGTGGGTGTcagtggcgggggtggggaggggaggcggggagcTTTGGGGGCGGGGCCTCACCGGAGCTGGGGGCTGAGAACTTGACCACGAAAGGTTCACGGCTGAAGGCGTCCTCCGGGTCCGGGTACTGGTATGTGTCCACGACCGACACCGCGTCCTTCCTGGGGGAGAGGGCAGTGGGCTCGCTGAGCTAGCCACCTCCTGCCAGCGCgccgcggccccgcggccccgcggccccgcggccccgcggccccgcccctcaCCTGTAGACGAATAGATACATTTCCTTGTACTGGTCCCGACCCAGGGGCTCGCTGCTCACGAAGCTGTACTCGTGCCTGGACACGCTGCGGAGATACGGGCCAGGCCCGG
This window harbors:
- the DNASE1L2 gene encoding deoxyribonuclease-1-like 2 isoform X1, giving the protein MGGPWALLAALWALGDIGAAGLRIGAFNIQSFGDSKVSDPACGGVIAQILAGYDVALVQEVRDPDLSAVSALMEQINSVSRHEYSFVSSEPLGRDQYKEMYLFVYRKDAVSVVDTYQYPDPEDAFSREPFVVKFSAPSSAAKELVLIPLHAAPHHAVVEIDALYDVYLDVIDKWGTDDILFLGDFNADCSYVREEDWAAIRLRSSEVFKWLIPDSADTTVGNSDCAYDRIVVCGARLRRSLKPQSAAVHDFQEEFGLDQTQALAISDHFPVEVTLKSH
- the DNASE1L2 gene encoding deoxyribonuclease-1-like 2 isoform X2, whose protein sequence is MGGPWALLAALWALGDIGAAGLRIGAFNIQSFGDSKVSDPACGGVIAQILAGYDVALVQEVRDPDLSAVSALMEQINSVSRHEYSFVSSEPLGRDQYKEMYLFVYRKDAVSVVDTYQYPDPEDAFSREPFVVKFSAPSSAKELVLIPLHAAPHHAVVEIDALYDVYLDVIDKWGTDDILFLGDFNADCSYVREEDWAAIRLRSSEVFKWLIPDSADTTVGNSDCAYDRIVVCGARLRRSLKPQSAAVHDFQEEFGLDQTQALAISDHFPVEVTLKSH